CCTCCAAAATAAAAGCCATAGACAAGTAGCCTATGACTTTATTAAATGATAAACCCTGCATATTCAAACAAATGTTTCGCAAAATTGCTTAATATCGGTGTATGATTCGCAATTAAGTTTGCGATGAAGCTTTCTTCAAGCTTCGTTTGTATCGTTGTTATTGGAACCATTGACAATAAAAATAACACGATAAATATAAGTAGATGAGATTCAATAAATCCTAATATCCCACCGAATAAACGATTGAACTGGTTCAGTAAAGGTAACTGTGCAATATAATCAAAAACAGTAGCGATAAACTGAAGAATAATCTTACTTAATAAAAATAATATGATGAAACTTACAACGTTATAAAATGTCATTTCATTTGTAATCATATTCAAAAACTTCGACTCATAATTCCCTTCTGTGGATGGAAACGGAATCATTAACACCAGCTTCTGTGCGAGATCCTTATAAAAAAGCTGTGCGATAATAAAGGACCCGAGCGTTCCGATCAAATGTAATGATTGCAAGATTAACCCTCTTCTAAGACCGATAATCGTTCCTAGACATAAAAAGAATATCAATAAAATATTAATCATGACTGTTATTACCCTCTAGACGATTCAACTTCTCTAACAGTAAATCGTGTTCTTCCTTTAGTTTCACATAATCATCCATCACGTTAACTGCTGCAAGCACAGCCTTTCGTGAAGTGTCGAGACCTGCATTATACTTAGCAATCTCCCGAATACGTTCATCAACAAGACTCGCAACGTGACGGATGTGGCTCGGCTCTTCTTCACCGAGAATAGTATAGAACTGATCATATATATTTACAGTAATACGATTCTTAAACTCTCCCATATCAACACTCCGACATCGTCATTTATTTTAGTTTATGTTACCATTTTTATAGGATAATTAACAATAAAAACATACTAATATGTTAGAAAGCAGGATGAAATGAGCAATAAAGTTTACCTATTAACTGCTGATCAA
Above is a window of Macrococcoides canis DNA encoding:
- the zapA gene encoding cell division protein ZapA — translated: MGEFKNRITVNIYDQFYTILGEEEPSHIRHVASLVDERIREIAKYNAGLDTSRKAVLAAVNVMDDYVKLKEEHDLLLEKLNRLEGNNSHD
- a CDS encoding CvpA family protein; translation: MINILLIFFLCLGTIIGLRRGLILQSLHLIGTLGSFIIAQLFYKDLAQKLVLMIPFPSTEGNYESKFLNMITNEMTFYNVVSFIILFLLSKIILQFIATVFDYIAQLPLLNQFNRLFGGILGFIESHLLIFIVLFLLSMVPITTIQTKLEESFIANLIANHTPILSNFAKHLFEYAGFII